GGCTAGTTAAAGGTGCTATACCTATTATGTTTTTTGATGAAAGAGCAAGATATGATATACCTAAATTTTTAAATACTCTAAATAAAAAGATAGATACGACAAAACCTTTTGCTTTGATTTGCAGAACCGGAAGCAGAACAAAAATATTATCAGAGTTTTTATCGTCTGAACTAAACTATAAGGTAATAAACCTGCTTGGCGGTATGGTATATATTAAGGCTAAAGGTTTACCTATAGAGGCATATAAAAAATGACATTTTTAAAATTTTCTTTTCATCTACTCGTAAGGATAGCACTGGTTTTTAGTGCTATAGGTCTTAGCGTATTTTTGTTATGGGGATTTTTATACGTACTGTTTTATAAAGTCTTAGGATTAGAGTAAAGACTTTATAACATTACTTACACCCTGATGCAAATTATAGTTTGCTATAGGAAAATCAAGATTTTCGTTTTCAAGGTTTACATTATATCTATGTAAATATTCTGCCAAAATATTTAAATCAACACCCTCTACTTTGAAAAAAAGTGATTTTAAACTTACAAAATCACTCCATGATAAAAACAGTTCGGGAGTAAGTTCATCAACATCTTTACCCTCAGGCGTAAAAAGTCTGTCCTCATCACGAAGAACTACGAGTACACTTAAAACCGCTCTTGAAAACGGAACGACTTTATCAACCCAAAACGGAGACTCATTTCTTGTTTTTAGTTCTGCATCTATAGCGTTTAATATCTCATCCATAGATGCAGACTTAAATAGTTCATAGCTTGTCTGTTTCATTTGTATATCTTCCTTTTGCGTATGGTATCTTTTTTTGTATAATTCTGCTTTTAAATTAGGAGATATTTTTGAAAAGTTTTATAACAAATTTTATAGCAGCCTTATTCGTAGCCATATCTTTACTTATAGATGCAGATATAGCAAAGTATTTTTTATATGCAGGTCTTTTTGCTCTCTCGGGTGCTCTTACAAATCAGCTGGCTATACATATGCTTTTTGAAAAAGTGCCTATGCTTTACGGTTCAGGTGTAATACCAAACAGATTTGAATCTTTTAAAGCATCTATAAAAACACTTATGATGAATCAATTTTTTACAAAAGAACAACTACAAAACTTCTTTGCAAAAGAGGAAAAAAAGATTGACTTAACTCCGATAATAGAAAAAACAGACTTTTCTCCTGCATACGATGCCCTTACGAAAACGGTTATGGAATCATCATTTGGCGGTATGCTCGGTATGTTCGGAGGTGAAAAAGCACTCGAAGGATTAAAAGAACCCTTTACCGAGAAATTAAAAAGTGCAGTGCTTAAAATAACTTCATCCGAGAGTTTCGATAAGACTTTGCAAGAGCATCTAAAAGACTCATCGTTAAGTGATGATCTAATTACTTCTGTAGAGGGAATTATAGATGAGAGATTAAATGAGCTGACACCGCAGATTGTAAAAGAGATTGTACAAGACTTAATCAAAAAACATCTTGACTGGCTTGTAGTATGGGGTGGTGTTTTTGGTGGAGTGATTGGATTAGCGAGTTCTCTGATTTTGTAAAAAACATTTGCACAGGTCAAGATTTTTGTTATTTTTTTTAGATACACTTTGGTTATGAATGAAAATTTTAAAGTAAAAGTGTACTAAAATGACAGAAGAAAAATTTATACATGATTCACAAACTGTTCTTAAATTTATTCAATGTTATTGTGATAATGAACATTTTAAGACTGAGAAAAATACTAGTTTCATAAGACTTAATTACAAGTCACGCGACCTTAAAGAGGAAATACATTACGAGTTATGTCCAAAATGTGAAGAGACGTTAAAATACTCGTACCTTAAACTTCAAGAGTGCCCGCACGATGAAAAACCAAGCTGTAGAAAGTGCCCTCAACCTTGTTATGATAAACCACAATGGAAACTGTTGGCAAAAATCATGAGATACAGCGGAATGAGATTTGGAGTTTTAAGAATAAGAAAATTTTTCAGTGGATTTAAAAAAAGCGCCTAATTATATAACTTCTATAATTACATCTGCTATTTGCAATGTGTCGCCACTCTCTATTTTGGCTCTTTTTCTTGTTTCAACCTCACCGTTTCTTATAACATTCCCTTCGGATATAATCAATTTTGCCTGCCCACCGCTGTCAACCAAATCTAAAATTTTTATCAATTTATAAAGTTCTATATACTCTTCTTTTAATTCATAAGTAATCATAAATAAATTCCTAAATTATTAATTTTGAAATAATAGCAAAAATATTAAAAATATTCTTAAAGTTACATTTAA
The genomic region above belongs to Sulfurimonas lithotrophica and contains:
- a CDS encoding rhodanese-like domain-containing protein, with protein sequence MKKIITLLFVLSISIFAELKNEYPTQKLIDSKIPIIDIRTPPEWVETGLVKGAIPIMFFDERARYDIPKFLNTLNKKIDTTKPFALICRTGSRTKILSEFLSSELNYKVINLLGGMVYIKAKGLPIEAYKK
- a CDS encoding DUF445 domain-containing protein translates to MKSFITNFIAALFVAISLLIDADIAKYFLYAGLFALSGALTNQLAIHMLFEKVPMLYGSGVIPNRFESFKASIKTLMMNQFFTKEQLQNFFAKEEKKIDLTPIIEKTDFSPAYDALTKTVMESSFGGMLGMFGGEKALEGLKEPFTEKLKSAVLKITSSESFDKTLQEHLKDSSLSDDLITSVEGIIDERLNELTPQIVKEIVQDLIKKHLDWLVVWGGVFGGVIGLASSLIL
- a CDS encoding nitrous oxide-stimulated promoter family protein, which codes for MTEEKFIHDSQTVLKFIQCYCDNEHFKTEKNTSFIRLNYKSRDLKEEIHYELCPKCEETLKYSYLKLQECPHDEKPSCRKCPQPCYDKPQWKLLAKIMRYSGMRFGVLRIRKFFSGFKKSA
- a CDS encoding RNA-binding S4 domain-containing protein — encoded protein: MITYELKEEYIELYKLIKILDLVDSGGQAKLIISEGNVIRNGEVETRKRAKIESGDTLQIADVIIEVI